A genome region from Lucilia cuprina isolate Lc7/37 chromosome 3, ASM2204524v1, whole genome shotgun sequence includes the following:
- the LOC111689558 gene encoding 40S ribosomal protein S12, mitochondrial produces MIVNNSLQQVREMASLYQMHRTGPHIKKRPPRQPLDGKPFAKGVVLKTLIKKPKKPNSANRKCVLVRLSTGKEMVAYIPGIGHNLQEHNIVLCRVGRVQDTPGVKLKCVRGVYDLNHVIKK; encoded by the exons atGA ttgTCAACAACTCCCTGCAGCAGGTGCGTGAAATGGCTTCACTCTATCAAATGCATCGTACTGGACCTCATATCAAGAAACGTCCACCACGCCAGCCATTGGATGGCAAACCCTTTGCCAAGGGTGTTGTACTCAAGACACTTATCAAAAAGCCGAAAAAACCTAATTCAGCCAATCGTAAGTGCGTACTAGTGCGTCTATCTACGGGTAAAGAAATGGTCGCTTATATACCCGGCATTGGTCATAATTTACAAGAACACAATATCGTTTTGTGTCGTGTGGGCCGTGTACAAGATACACCCGGTGTGAAGCTAAAATGTGTAAGAGGTGTCTATGATTTAAatcatgtaataaaaaaataa